From the Saccharomonospora marina XMU15 genome, the window GGCGCGATCTTCTTGATGGCGACCAGCGCTATCGGTCCCGGCTTCATCACACAGACGACAGCGTTCACAGTGCAACTGGGCGCCGCGTTCGCGTTCGCGATCCTGCTGTCCATCCTGATCGACATCGCGGTGCAGCTGAACGTGTGGCGTGTGATCGGCGTGTCGGGGATGCGAGCCCAGGAACTGGGCAACCGGGTGCTGCCCGGACTCGGGTTCGTGATGGCGGCCCTGGTCGTCTTCGGTGGCCTGGTGTTCAACATCGGCAACATCGCGGGCACCTCGCTGGGTCTGGACGCGCTGTTCGGTGTGGACGTCAAGATCGGTGGAGCCATCTCCGCTGTCATCGCGATCGCGATCTTCCTGAGCAAGAAGGCCGGCGTGGCGATGGACCGCATCGTGGTGGTGCTCGGTGTCCTCATGATCGCGCTGACCATCTATGTCGCGATCGCCTCCGGCCCTCCCGTGGGTGAGGCCATGCGCCAGTCGGTGATCCCGGACGAGGTCGACTTCCTGGCGATCACGACGCTGATCGGTGGCACGGTCGGTGGTTACATCACCTATGCGGGTGCGCACCGGCTCGTCGACGCCGGGGTGAAGGGTCCGGAGCAGGTCGTTCAGGTCAGCCGCAGTTCGGTCGTCTCGTTGCTGGTCACCGGGGTCATGCGGATCGTGCTGTTCCTCGCCATCCTCGGGGTGGTGGCCGCGGGCGTCACGCTCGGAGACGGCAACCCGACGGCCGCCGCGTTCCAGCACGCCGCGGGTGAGGTCGGGCTGCGCCTGTTCGGCATGATCCTCTGGGGTGCCGCCATCACGTCGGTGATCGGTGCGTCCTACACCTCGGTTTCGTTCATCGCGTCGTTCTCGCCCGTACTGGAGCGTCGCCGGAACTGGCTGGTTGTCGCCTTCATCGCGATCTCGTTGACGGCGTTCCTGATGATGGAGCAGGCGCCGACGACGTTGCTGATCCTCGCGGGTGCGCTCAACGGTCTGATCCTGCCGGTCGGCTTCGGCGTGCTGATGTGGGTCGCGGCGAGGCGGCGGGACCTGCTGGGTGGCTACAACTATCCGAAGTGGCTGATGGGCATCGGCGTGGTGACCTGGCTGCTCACGCTGTACCTGGGCTGGAAGGCACTCAGTGGCATCACCGCACTCTGGAGCTGAGGACCGACCGTTGGATCTCAATTCGGACCTCGCGGAAGGCTTCGGACGTTGGACGCTGGGTGACGATGCGGCGCTGCTCGACATCGTCACCAGCGCCAACGTTGCCTGTGGCTTCCATGCGGGAGACCCGGGCGCGATTCGCAGGACCTGCGAGAAGGCGGCCGAGAACGGGGTGGCGATCGGCGCTCAGGTCGGCTACCGCGACCTGGCGGGCTTCGGGCGCCGGTTCATCGACATGGACCCCGTCGAACTGATCGACGACCTGATCTACCAGATCGGTGCGGTGTCGGGACTGGCGCGCGTGGTGGGCACCGAGGTGACCTATGTGAAGCCGCACGGTGCCCTCTACAACGCCATCGCCGAGCACGAGGAGCAGGCGCAGGCGGTGATCGAGGCGGTGCGCCAGTACGACCCTTCGCTGGTGGTGCTGGGCCTTGCCGGTGCCGACTGGCTCGGCTGGGCCGAACAGGCGGGACTGCGCACCGTGCACGAAGCGTTCGCCGACCGGGCCTACACACCGGACGGGAAGCTGGTTTCCCGCAGGCAGCCCGGTGCGGTGCTGCACGATGCGCAGGAGATCGCGCGGCGGTGCCTGCGCATCGCGCGGGGCGAACCCATCGAGGCGATCGACGGCAGTCAGCTTGTCGTTCGCGCCGGATCGATCTGCGTGCACGGCGACAGTCCCGGCGCGGTGGGGATCGCGAACGAGGTCCGCACCGCTCTCACCGCCGGTGGGGTGCGGCTGAAGCCGTTCGCTCCCGCAACGGTCGCGGTCTCGAACTGAAGCGGCCCGGGCGGCAGGTAGCCAAGGAGAGAAGAGAACCAGGAGACATGGTGAGTGCGGCATTGGAGATCTTGCAGAGCGGTCCTTTGTCGACGATCCAGGACCTCGGAAGACCGGGATACGCCGCTACGGGGGTGGGGGAAAGCGGCGCGGCCGACCGCGGATCGCTGCGGTTGGCCAACCGGCTGGTCGGCAACGACGAGAATGCCGCCGCCATCGAGGTCACGCTGGGTGGTCTGGAGTTGCGGGCGGGCAGTGCCGTCGCCGTGGCCGTCACGGGCGCGCCGTGCGAGGTCACCACAGGCGGGCGCCCGCAGCCCATGAACACGCTGCTCGACCTCGCGGCTGGAGCCATCCTCCGGCTGGGAATCGCCCGGCGTGGCCTGCGCAGCTACGTGGCCGTGCGTGGCGGCATCGACGTCCAGCCAGTCCTCGGTTCCCGATCTACCGACCTGCTGTCCGGGCTGGGTCCCGCTCCGCTCTCGCCGGGGGCGCGACTGCCGGTCGGCTCCGAACCCGCGATCCGGCCCATGGAAGGCAGGCCGTCGCAGCGGTTCGACACCGACGACCTGGTGTTGCGGGTCGTCCCGGGTCCGCGGGACAGCTGGTTCACCAGGTCCGCGTTGAAGAGACTGCTCAGCGAGTCCTATGTGGTCACCTCGGAGACCAACCGGATCGGCGTCCGGCTCGACGGTCCCGCCCTCACCCGGGTTCGGCACGGCGATCTGCCCAGCGAGGGGCTGGTGGCAGGCGGTCTGCTCGTCCCGCCTTCGGGAAAACCGACGCTGTCCCTTGTCAACCACCCGGTGCTGGGCGATTTTCCCGCCATCGCGACGGTGCTGGCCGCCGATCTCGACAAGGCCGCACAGGCAAGGCCGGGCCAGCGCCTGAATTTCGTCGCACTCGACGCGCTCGCCGCGCGCGCCGCCTGATCCACCGAGCAGTTTGGAGGAAGCCGGACATGCCCGAAGCCGCCTCACGTCGTGATCTGACGAATCGGGACAGGGAACTGCTGCGTGCCGTGGCTGCCGGCCGGGTGGAGCTTTCCTGTGGTAGCGCGCCGGACTTCTTTGTGGACGGTGTCGCGTGGTGTGATCAGTTCGGCGCTCGCGGGCTCGTCCGTGACGGACTCATCTGCCAGCAGCGTGCCGGTCGATTCGGCGATCGGGTGAGCGCTCGCCTCACCACGGAGGGTGTGAGACGCGCCGAGCGAGGCTGAGCCCGGCGTTCGGCCGCTAGGCCCGCGAACCCACTCGCCTGCGTAGCCACGACATCGCGCGACCCCGGATACCGCTGTGGTGCCGGATCTGCCTGCCCGCAGCGGGTCGGGAGTGGACGAGGCACGCGTCGCACGGCACCTCGCGCGAGGTGACCAGACCGTTCTCTGCGTCTATCACGGTCTCGAGCAGCCAGCCACTGCCGTCGCCGCAGATTCCGCACTTGACCTTCCCTGTCGCCATGGCAAGAATTGTCCCGGTCGCCGCTTACACCTCTCTGACAACGAAAACCGGCCACTCGCCCACGTTCTCGCACGTCAGCAGGCAGATCAACGGCGCGAAACCGGCTGCCACGGCAGCGGTACGGCAGCCTCCTCGCCCGCGCTCAGTACAGTGAGGACAGCGGGGGAGACGCTCAGTTCACGACCTGGAACGACACGTGCTGACCGGGCCTGGCCTGCGCCACCACGGGCAGGTCTTCGGTGGTGACAACGGCGAGCACGGGATAGCCGTCGGTCACCGGATGGTCGGCGAGCAGAAGCTGCGGCTGGCCGGAATGCGGGACCTGGATGGCGCCGGGGACCATTCCCTCGCTGGGGAGTTCACGCTGAATCGATCGCCGCAGGGCAGGTCCTCGCAACCGGACGGCCGTTCGATCGCTGTCCTGCGAGACGACGTAGGTGGAGTCCTGGAGGATGTCCAACGCATCGGGCGCGAACCAGCCCGCTCGTGGCCCGGCGGTGATGCGCACGATCAGGCTGCTGCTCGGTGGATCGGCAACCGGGGCGGTGGTGTAGGCGCGTTGGTGCCGCAGCTGGTCGGTGCCGATGGGGAGCACGTCCCCCGCGGTCAGCGGTGTGGGACCCAAGCCTGCCCGGACATCGGTCGAGCGCGACGAGAGCGTTTGTGGCACGCCGATTCCGCCGCGCACGGAGATGTAGGTACGTACTCCCGTGGCCGGCTTGCCAACTACCACCTGCTCGCCCGCCGCCACGGCGAAGGGCGTGTTCATCGCTTCGCCGTAGCCCTCGCGGCTGATGGGGCACGGGGCGCCAGTGACGGCGACCCTGGCCGCGCGGTGGAACCGCAGTGCGAGCCCGCCGAACGTCAGCTCCAGACACGCGGCGCCGTCGGGGTTGCCGACGAGCCGGTTGGCCAGTCTGGCCGAGCGAGGGTCGGCCGCACCAGCATGCCCGATCCCCAGCTGTGCCATGCCGTGCCTGCCCAGATCCTGCACGGTCGACATGCCACCGGCTTCGACGACCTCGATCACCGAATCGCCGGGAACGGGCGTGCCCGCGGTCGGCCGCGATCCGTTCGATGTGGACACGTCGGTTCGCAGGTGTGTGACCGGGTCGAAACGCACCCGCGCTCCGGGGCGCAGCAGGGCCTGCGGCCGCCGGTGGGGGTCCCACAGCGCCACATCGGTGCGTCCCAGCAGTTGCCACCCCCCGGGCGCGGTCTGCGGGTAGACACCGGTGTAGGCGTCGGCGATCGCGACGGCACCCGCGGGCACGCCCGGACGGGGGTTCGGTCTTCTCGGCACGTGCAACCGTGGGTCCAGGCCGGTCAGGTAGGCGAAGCCGGGGGCGAACCCGCCGAAGCGCACGACGTACTCCGGTTCCGCATGTGCGGCGGTCACCTCGTCGATGTCGAGGCCGGTCAGCCGTGACACCTCCGCGAGGTCCTCCCCGTCGTAGACCACGGGAAGGGTCACCAGGTCGCCCTCGGGCGGCTCGACAGCGACTGGTGTGGTCGCCTGGATCCGCCGGGTCAGCGTCGAGGCGTCGGTCACCCAGGGCTCGTAGCACACCAGCACGGTGCGGGCGCCCGGCACGAGGTCGGTCACCCCTGCCGGAGGGTTCTCGGTGAGAGCGGCATGCAGTCCGAGAACGGTCTCGAAGTCGGCCACGTCGACCAGAAGAGCTTGCTCGCCGTAGGGGTGAACTCGCATCCAACGCTCCGCCCGTTGAGCCGCTAGTTGTTCAACAACTTAGCACAACGAGAGGATTGTTCAACAATCTCGGAGGTTGTGTCGAGCTACCGTGGACGCCCGCGGGCGACCGCTCAGTTGTCCTCGCCCTTCTTGTCGTCCTCGCCTTTCTTGTCGGTCTCGCCCTTGCCCTTCTTCTCGTCCTTGTTGTCCTCGTCCTTGTCCGACTCGGGTGGCGCGCTGCGTTGCCGGTGCAGCAAGGTGTCGGTGCCGATGACCACGGCGTTGTCCAGCACCATCAGTTCGAACTGGTGGAACTCGGTGATCGTGGCGCCCCCGCGCATGGCGAACTCCACGCCGACATGAACGGTGTCGTCGCCGGTGGAGCGGGGGGCGGACACCACGGTGACCTGCTTGACCCGTGCCCAGCGCGCGTCGAAGTCGTCGCGGCCCTCGGCTCGAAGCTCGGGGCCGAGATGTGCCCAGGCCGCGTCCGGGTTGTCCGGAAGTTGCGCGTAGAAGTCGGCCACCACGGCCTCCATCTCGGCAGGGGTGAGCGTTCTCGTGGTGGAGGTGGGTGCGGTGGTGGTCGGCTGCTGGGCGCCGGCGTTGGGCGGTGCTTCGTCGCCGTTGGTCAGCACGAGCAGGATCGTCACGAGCAGTGCCGCGCCGACCGCGGCCGCGGCGTAGGTCCAGGGTTTGGTCCGCCGCCGCGCCGGCTCGTGACCGGCGGCCGGACTCATGTCCAGGCGCGTGCCGCCCGCGTTGGCGCGGCTCACCGCCTGCGTGGGCGGGCCTGGCACTGCCGGTATCGGCTGGGTGTGGTCCAGATCGGGAGCCTGTCCCGAGGCGATCGCCCGCATGGATTCGCGAGCCTGCTCGGCGGTGGGGCGCAGCCGCGGGTCGTCGGCGAGCATGCCGAGCAGCAGTGGGGTGAGCGCACCCGCTCGGCTCGGTGGCGCCACCACGCCCGCGGCGACCCGATGCAGCACTCCCAGCGGGTTCGTCTCGTCGTCGCCGAACGGCGGCGAGCCCTCCACGGCCGCGTAGACGGTCGCGCCGAGGGAGTACATGTCGGAGGCCGTGCTGGGTTGCTGCCCCCTGGCGACCTCCGGTGCCAGGTATGCGGGGGTGCCCGCGACCACGCCCGCCCTGGTCACCGAGATGTCGCCGCCCGCGTGCGAGATGCCGAAGTCGGCGAGCTTGGCCGTGCCGTCCTCGCCGATGAGCACGTTGGCCGGTTTGACGTCGCGGTGCACGATGCCCGCGCGGTGTGCCGCCGCCAGCGCGGAGGCGACCTGCGTGCCTACCCGTGCTGCGGCCGCGGGGCTCAACGCGCCTTCGCGAGCCAGCACGTCGGCGAGTGTGCGCGCCGGGAAGAACTCCATGACCAGCAACGGAAGCCCTGCGTCCTCGGCGACGTCGTGCACCGCGATGGCGTTGGGATGATGCAGCCGTGCGGCGATGCGGCCCTCCCGCATCGCCCGTTGCCGCGCCTCCTCCGCGCCCGCGGCGTCGAGCCCCGGCTGGATCAGTAGTTGCTTCACCGCGACCGTGCGGCCGAGTCGTTCGTCGGCGGCCTCCCACACGATGCCCATAGCCCCGGTGCCGACATGCCGACGCAGCCGGTAACGGCCCGCCAGGAGATCACCGACCTCGCTCACGGAACATCCTCTCGCCTCGTGCAACCCGATCAGGGTAGGCGTTGAGCGGATTCGGGTGCCGCGCCGGCCTCGATCTCGACGCCGCGCTTGCGCAGTTTTCGCGTGTAGATGGTGTCGGCCGACAGCGCCCTGCCGACGAGTGTTGCCACGACGACCGCGGTCATGAGCGGCAGGATGATCGTGTACTGGCCGGTGAGCTCGAACAGCACGATCACAGCCGTGATCGGTGCGTGTGCCGCGCCCGCGAAGGCGGCGCCCATGCCGATCAGCCCGTACACGCCAGGGGCGGTGGTCAGTTGCGGCAGCCAGGTGTGTACCACGATGCCGAAGGCCGTTGCGCCCATCGCACCGATGAACAGTGACGGCGCGAACACGCCCCCCGAACCGCCGACCCCGATGGTGAGGCTGGTCGCCAGTATCTTTCCGAAGAGCAGGATCAGCAGGAAACCCAGCAGGTACTCGCCGCTCAAGGCGTTCTGCAGCACCGGATAGCCCACGCCGTACAGCTGCGGCAGCACCAACAGCAGCGCGCCTACCGCGACGCCGCCCACGGCGGGGCGAAGCCATTCCGGTCCTCGCCATAGCCGATCGCACAGCAGCTCCACCGCGTGCAGCACATGGCCGAAGAGCACGCCGATCGCGCCGATCAGCGCGCCCAGCACGACGAACAGCAGGTACTCCAGCGGGTGGTGCAGGGTGAAGCTGGGCAGGTTCAACAACGCCTCGTCGCCGAGTACGGCCCGGCCGACGACGCTCGCGGTGACGCTGGCCAGCACCACCGCGCCGAACGATTCCGCGGCGAAGTCGCGCAGCAGCAGTTCCATCGCGAAGAACGGTCCCGCCAGCGGTGCGTTGAAGGTGGCCGCGATGCCACCTGCCGCGCCGCAGGCCACGAGGACACGCAGCCGGGAACGGGGCAGCCGCATCGCCCGCCCGAAGGCTGACCCCAACGCCGAGCCGATTTGCACGATCGGACCTTCCCTGCCCACCGAGCCGCCGGATCCGATACACAGCGCGGAAGCGATTGCCTTTACCGCGCTCACCTTGCCCGGGATCTCGCCGCCGCGTGCCGCGACCGCGTACATCACTTCCGGGACACCGTGCCCGCGTGCTTCGGGGGCGAAGCGGTGTACCAGTGGGCCGTACAGCAGGCCGGCGAGGGCGGGCGCGAGCAGCAGGAACCACGGGCCGAGTGCGGGCAGCCACGGGTGCGCCTCGCCGCCCGCCACGGAGTAGTCGGCGTGACCCGAGAACAGCCACGTGAACGATCCGACCAGCCAGCGGAACACGATCGCACCGAGGCCCGCCGCCGCGCCGATCACGACGGAGAGCGTGGCCAACCCTGACGAGCTTTGCCGCAACCAGATCAAGGTCCGAGACACAATTGCATTGTGCAACACTTGTCCAGTGCGGCAGTAGTGGTGGTGCTGTACAACGGAGGCATGTCAGAGGATGTCGACACGATCACCGATGCCGTGCTGACCGCATCAAGGCTGCTCGTGGCGGTTTCGGCCCGGTCGATCGCGGCGGTCGACGAGTCCATCACGATCCCGCAGTTCCGGCTGCTTGTGGTGCTGGAAAGCCGCGGGCGCAGCAAACTCACGACACTGGCCGAGCAACTGGGGGTCAACCCGTCGACGGCGACGCGGATGGTGGACCGGTTGGTGGTCAGCGGGCTGGTCAGCAGGCAGGCGAATCCCGATTCCCGGCGGGAGTTGCTCGTGGGTCTCACCGAGGTCGGTGCCTCGGTCGTTCGAGCCGTCACCGAGCGCAGGCGGGCAGAGGTGAGCCGGATCGTCGAGCGCATGCCTGCCGAGGCGCGGCACGGTCTGGTGCGGGCGCTGTCGGCGTTCACCGAGGCCGGAAACGAGCCGTCGGTGACGGCCCACGGGGAGGTCGTGTGGGTCTGACTATCCCACGGTTGCCCGGTGCCTCGTCCGGAGTGGACGGTAGGTGTGGAGTACGGCGAGCGTGGCGGCCAGGTACAGGCACTGTTGCAGGATTCGGGGCAGCAGCGGGGTTACCGGGTCGCCGCCGAGGGTGAGCCCTTCCAGCGCCGCGTAGATGTTGGCGGGCAACATCGCCAGTAGCAGCAGGCTCAACCCGGCCGCCGCCCATCCGGCCGTGCGCCGGTGCAGCAGGCCCAGTGCGCCCACGAATTCCAGGATGCCGGTAACGGTCACGAGCAGGCTCGGCGAAGGGAGGGCGGGCGGCACCATCGCGATCAGATCGTCGCGGTAGGCGACGAAATGCACGGTGGCGGTCATGGTGAACATGACGGCGAGTCCGCCGCGTAACGCGACGTGCCAGCGACGTCTGCCGACCACGATGAGCAGCAACGTGGTGCCGACGAGGGCGAGCAGCGGGCCCATGAGCGCTCCCGTTCCGGTCAAAACTTGTCACTGGATAGATTGCCTCGCGAGGGGAATCTTGTCAACGACAAGTTCGAGTTTCGTCGCTAGGACAGGGGCAGGGTGTGGCGATCGAAAGGGGAGAGCGGCGGAGCTATATAGTGCGACAAGCGGGACATCAGGGACCGCGCGACCGGATCCACCCGGTCAGGGCCGGTAGCTCAGTAGGTTAGAGCAGGGGACTCATAATCCCTTGGCCGCGGGTTCGAGCCCCGCCCGGCCCACTCGACCGTAGCATCGGTAGCCCTCCGGTTCGTTTGACCTGTGGCTTCGCCTCCTGAGGGGTTACCGATGGAGCCTTGTCAGTTGTGGCATTGCGCGAACTCTGTCGTGCTTTGTCATCGGCCGTGTCCAGCGTCGGCCGTCTTGGGTGGGTCCGCTTGACCGCTTCGGTCAGCGTGGTCGGCCGGATCGGCGATGCGGTAACCGACGCCGTGCGAGGTGGTGATGATCGCGGGTTTGCCCAGTTTGCGGCGCAGCCTGCCGATAGTGACGGTGACGGTGTTGGTGAACGGGTTGGTGTTCTCGTCCCAGACCCGTTCGAGCAGGTTCTCAGTGCTGAGGTAGTCCGGGCTGGCCTGTAGGAGGGCTTCCAGGAGTGCGAATTCCTTGACCGAGAGGTCGAGCTGCCGGCCGTCGCGGGTGGCGGTGCGGCGTGCGGGGTCGAGTTCGATGCCTGCCCCGCGCAAGGTGCGGGCGCGGGCGGTTGGGCGTCGGCGCGCTAGCGCACGTACTCGCAGGATGAGTTCGGGAAAGTGGAAGGGCTTGGCGAGGTAGTCGTCGGCTCCGAGGGTGAGGCCGCTGACCCGGTCTCCGGGGGAACCCGCCGCGGTCAGCATGAGGACCATCGCGCGGTCCTCTCGCTCGGTGATCAGCTGGCAAAGGGTGTCCCCGTGGATTCCGGGCAGGTCGCGGTCGAGCACGATCACGTCGTAGGGGTTGAGGTCGAGTTTGGTGGCGGCGGCCACGCCGTCGTGGGCGATGTCGACGGCCATGCCCTGGTCCCGGAGGCCTTCGGCCAGGACATCGGCCAGTGAGCGTGCGTCTTCGACCACTAGGATCCTCATGCCGGAACTCGTTCCGCGGTCCGTGGCAACGAGATGACGACGCGCAGCCCGCCTGCCGGTCGTGCGTGCAGTTGCAGGCGGCCGATGTGGGCGTCGGTGATGGCCGCGACGATCGACAGGCCAAGTCCGGAGCCGCGCTCCGATCCGGTCCGGTCGGCGACGAGTCGCTGGAACGGCTGGGTGAGGCGGTCGACGTGCTCTTGGTCGAGAACCGCACCGCTCGTCTCCACGACGAGTGCCACGGTGCCGTGCTCGTCTTCCGTTGCGACCCGGATCCAGCCACCGTTCTGGTTGTGCACGATCGCGTTGTCGATGACGTTGTCCACCATGCAAGCCAGCAGTGTGGGGCTGCCGTGGATCGAGGCGGTGTCCCGCAGGTCGCCGTCGTCGAGGGTCAGGTTCTTCTCCGCGATGTTGGTGGCGCGTGCTGTCAGGGCCGCGGACGCCAGATGACGCAGTGAGACCGGAGTTTCGTCGTCGAGCACGTCGTGCTGCGCACGGGCGAGGACGAGAAGGCCCTCCAGGAGGCGGTCGACCCGGTCGAGTTCGGTGCGGAACCGGTTGGCCAGTGTGATCGTCTGGGTTGAGGCTCGGGGTTTCGCCACGGCGACGTCCAACGACGCCCGCATGGTCGCCAGCGGGGTGCGCAGCTCGTGCGAGGCGTTGGCCACGAACCGGCGTTGGGCGGCGAAGGATGCCTCCAGTCGCTCCAGCAGGTCGTCAATGGTGTCCGCGAGGTCCTTGACCTCATCGGCCGGGCCCGGCACTGCTAGCCGCTCGTGCAGGTTCTCGGCGGAGATCTGCCGCGTGGCCGCGGTGATGGTCCGCAGCGGGCGCAGCACCCGGCCGGCGACGATCCCGCCCAGTACCACCGAGACCACGACCATCACGGCGAGCGCGATCAACGAGCCGGCCAGCAGCTGATGCGACCGCGCCGCCTCCATCTCTGACAGCTGGGCCTGCAGTCCGTGGATGAGCTCCTGCGCGGCGGCAAGGCTGGTCTGCTCGGCGGGCGGAGACCGCACCGGCGCGGTCACGGCCACTCGCTCCCCGGCCAGCAGGTTGGTCAGCACCAGCAGAACGATCCCGGACACGAGGAACAGGCCGACGTAAAGGAGGGTGAATCGCAGTCGTACTGTCCGCGCTTGTCGCGTCAGACGCCGTAGCTTGTCCATGTCCTCTCCCCGGTATGCGGCCTCCAGGATGCCGTATGGGACCTAACAGCGGCATGACAGCGGTGGTTCGGACGGTGTTAGGGCCCGGTCCGTAGAACGGACGCGTGCAATCAATCAACCAACGTTTCACCGCGGCGGCGCGCCAGGAGTGGCTTACCTTCCGCAGTCGGGGCCGGATCGTCGCGCTAGCTGTCGCGGCGGTGGTCGTCATCCTGTTCGGACTGCTCTTCGCGTTCAGCAACCGCTCCACCTGCAGCCAAGGGACCGTCGAGGTCGCCTGTCCCACCGACCCGGTGGGACCGCGGGGCCAAGCGGTGAGCGACACGTTCTACTTCGGGCACCGGCCACTCGCCGGCGACGGCAGCATCACCGTCCGGATGACCTCGATGACGGGCATCATCACCTACCCGCCGCCGAACCACGACGAGATCGTGCCCGGTCTCGTGCCGTGGGCGAAAGCGGGCATCATGATCAAGGACGGTGTCACGCAGGGCTCCTCCTACGCGGCGCTCATGGTCACCGGCGGCAACGGTGTGCGGATGCAGTCCGACTACGTCCACGACACGGCCGGCCGCCCCGGCGGCCTGTCGCCACAGGCACCGCGCTGGCTACGGCTGACCCGCTCCGGCGACACCGTCACCGGCTACGAGTCGGCCGACGGTGCCCACTGGACGCAGGTCGGCACGGCTCATCTCGCCGGGCTTTCCGAGACGGTCCAGGTAGGACTGTTCGCCGCGTCTCCGGGAGACCTTACGCTCAGGCCCACCGGCCTTGGGGCGAGCGCCTCGGAGGTGCGCTTCACGCAGGCCACCGCCACCTTCGACAACGTCACCCTGAGCGGCGTGGCCGACGCCGCATGGCGCGGCGAGCCGGTGGGCGACATGGGCCACACCGAGTGGGAGCGCGAGCATCGGGCGCCCGGACTCGTCACGTCGAACGGCACGTTCATCGTCACCGGGTCCGGCGATATCGGGCCGATCGGTACCGTCGGCGGCTACGACGTCGAGGACACCCTGATCGGCCTGGCCATCGGCCTGACCATCGTGATCATCGTGGTGGCACGGTTCATGACCCGAGGGCACCGACCCAGTACGACTGGCGCTTTACCGCTCAGCGCCCGGGCTTTGACAGTGAAATCCGCCGTCATCGGTGTCGTGACATTCTTGACCGGGCTCGCCATCGCGGGCGTGGCATTACCGGTCGGCGTGGCGATGCTGCGCGCCAACGGCGGCAATGTCCGTCCGGTGTCCACGCTCACGGAACTGCGGGTCATCGTCG encodes:
- a CDS encoding MarR family winged helix-turn-helix transcriptional regulator — encoded protein: MSEDVDTITDAVLTASRLLVAVSARSIAAVDESITIPQFRLLVVLESRGRSKLTTLAEQLGVNPSTATRMVDRLVVSGLVSRQANPDSRRELLVGLTEVGASVVRAVTERRRAEVSRIVERMPAEARHGLVRALSAFTEAGNEPSVTAHGEVVWV
- a CDS encoding chloride channel protein, coding for MSRTLIWLRQSSSGLATLSVVIGAAAGLGAIVFRWLVGSFTWLFSGHADYSVAGGEAHPWLPALGPWFLLLAPALAGLLYGPLVHRFAPEARGHGVPEVMYAVAARGGEIPGKVSAVKAIASALCIGSGGSVGREGPIVQIGSALGSAFGRAMRLPRSRLRVLVACGAAGGIAATFNAPLAGPFFAMELLLRDFAAESFGAVVLASVTASVVGRAVLGDEALLNLPSFTLHHPLEYLLFVVLGALIGAIGVLFGHVLHAVELLCDRLWRGPEWLRPAVGGVAVGALLLVLPQLYGVGYPVLQNALSGEYLLGFLLILLFGKILATSLTIGVGGSGGVFAPSLFIGAMGATAFGIVVHTWLPQLTTAPGVYGLIGMGAAFAGAAHAPITAVIVLFELTGQYTIILPLMTAVVVATLVGRALSADTIYTRKLRKRGVEIEAGAAPESAQRLP
- a CDS encoding 5-oxoprolinase subunit C family protein produces the protein MSAALEILQSGPLSTIQDLGRPGYAATGVGESGAADRGSLRLANRLVGNDENAAAIEVTLGGLELRAGSAVAVAVTGAPCEVTTGGRPQPMNTLLDLAAGAILRLGIARRGLRSYVAVRGGIDVQPVLGSRSTDLLSGLGPAPLSPGARLPVGSEPAIRPMEGRPSQRFDTDDLVLRVVPGPRDSWFTRSALKRLLSESYVVTSETNRIGVRLDGPALTRVRHGDLPSEGLVAGGLLVPPSGKPTLSLVNHPVLGDFPAIATVLAADLDKAAQARPGQRLNFVALDALAARAA
- a CDS encoding NRAMP family divalent metal transporter; amino-acid sequence: MAEQLDSTVEKPRSGVTKGTLLGAIFLMATSAIGPGFITQTTAFTVQLGAAFAFAILLSILIDIAVQLNVWRVIGVSGMRAQELGNRVLPGLGFVMAALVVFGGLVFNIGNIAGTSLGLDALFGVDVKIGGAISAVIAIAIFLSKKAGVAMDRIVVVLGVLMIALTIYVAIASGPPVGEAMRQSVIPDEVDFLAITTLIGGTVGGYITYAGAHRLVDAGVKGPEQVVQVSRSSVVSLLVTGVMRIVLFLAILGVVAAGVTLGDGNPTAAAFQHAAGEVGLRLFGMILWGAAITSVIGASYTSVSFIASFSPVLERRRNWLVVAFIAISLTAFLMMEQAPTTLLILAGALNGLILPVGFGVLMWVAARRRDLLGGYNYPKWLMGIGVVTWLLTLYLGWKALSGITALWS
- a CDS encoding LamB/YcsF family protein, giving the protein MDLNSDLAEGFGRWTLGDDAALLDIVTSANVACGFHAGDPGAIRRTCEKAAENGVAIGAQVGYRDLAGFGRRFIDMDPVELIDDLIYQIGAVSGLARVVGTEVTYVKPHGALYNAIAEHEEQAQAVIEAVRQYDPSLVVLGLAGADWLGWAEQAGLRTVHEAFADRAYTPDGKLVSRRQPGAVLHDAQEIARRCLRIARGEPIEAIDGSQLVVRAGSICVHGDSPGAVGIANEVRTALTAGGVRLKPFAPATVAVSN
- a CDS encoding 5-oxoprolinase subunit B/C family protein produces the protein MRVHPYGEQALLVDVADFETVLGLHAALTENPPAGVTDLVPGARTVLVCYEPWVTDASTLTRRIQATTPVAVEPPEGDLVTLPVVYDGEDLAEVSRLTGLDIDEVTAAHAEPEYVVRFGGFAPGFAYLTGLDPRLHVPRRPNPRPGVPAGAVAIADAYTGVYPQTAPGGWQLLGRTDVALWDPHRRPQALLRPGARVRFDPVTHLRTDVSTSNGSRPTAGTPVPGDSVIEVVEAGGMSTVQDLGRHGMAQLGIGHAGAADPRSARLANRLVGNPDGAACLELTFGGLALRFHRAARVAVTGAPCPISREGYGEAMNTPFAVAAGEQVVVGKPATGVRTYISVRGGIGVPQTLSSRSTDVRAGLGPTPLTAGDVLPIGTDQLRHQRAYTTAPVADPPSSSLIVRITAGPRAGWFAPDALDILQDSTYVVSQDSDRTAVRLRGPALRRSIQRELPSEGMVPGAIQVPHSGQPQLLLADHPVTDGYPVLAVVTTEDLPVVAQARPGQHVSFQVVN
- a CDS encoding DoxX family protein, whose protein sequence is MGPLLALVGTTLLLIVVGRRRWHVALRGGLAVMFTMTATVHFVAYRDDLIAMVPPALPSPSLLVTVTGILEFVGALGLLHRRTAGWAAAGLSLLLLAMLPANIYAALEGLTLGGDPVTPLLPRILQQCLYLAATLAVLHTYRPLRTRHRATVG
- a CDS encoding serine/threonine-protein kinase; amino-acid sequence: MSEVGDLLAGRYRLRRHVGTGAMGIVWEAADERLGRTVAVKQLLIQPGLDAAGAEEARQRAMREGRIAARLHHPNAIAVHDVAEDAGLPLLVMEFFPARTLADVLAREGALSPAAAARVGTQVASALAAAHRAGIVHRDVKPANVLIGEDGTAKLADFGISHAGGDISVTRAGVVAGTPAYLAPEVARGQQPSTASDMYSLGATVYAAVEGSPPFGDDETNPLGVLHRVAAGVVAPPSRAGALTPLLLGMLADDPRLRPTAEQARESMRAIASGQAPDLDHTQPIPAVPGPPTQAVSRANAGGTRLDMSPAAGHEPARRRTKPWTYAAAAVGAALLVTILLVLTNGDEAPPNAGAQQPTTTAPTSTTRTLTPAEMEAVVADFYAQLPDNPDAAWAHLGPELRAEGRDDFDARWARVKQVTVVSAPRSTGDDTVHVGVEFAMRGGATITEFHQFELMVLDNAVVIGTDTLLHRQRSAPPESDKDEDNKDEKKGKGETDKKGEDDKKGEDN